The genomic segment tgATTGTTCTGATATAATAACAGAATGGATAGAGGAAAAACACCTTCCAACGAGTGCTGAAAAACTGGGATGATCCTTGGTAAACATGGTAGTCAAAACCTCATTTACTGATGCACCACTGAAAGCAGGAGAAAACATGCAATACATTCTTTCATCACATATTTTGACTAATTAAAAGTGCTGTAAGAggttttagaaaaagaaaaaatccacTTGCagcacatttaatacattaaacattGATTGGAATTCTAATCTAATACACAGGAAAACATTCTACAGGCATCAACATCATAACATTTACTAAAGCATACTTGATTCATAAAATTAAACTTACGTTGTTGTTGCGCGTCTCGACGGCCGGGAATTTTCTGACGATGAATTTCACAGCTGACTCCAGGTTTTTGTCAATCAGGTAAGAAGGCTTTGCCTTGGGATCTCCACAGGCCTACAACGAACAGGGAAAAACATCACTACTAAACGTGCAACAGCTTGAACAGGAACACTGTGAACATGTGCAACTGACTGATATTCCACTGATCATGAAACAAAGATTCAAACAGTTTGAGACAGATCAGAGAGGATGAACAGTGAGGTAAAGTGCAGGGATTTGATCACAGTTAGAAAATGCAGTGgaagaaatgaaaaagaaaagagagcCAGAATGTTGAGACTGAAAATAGAGCTTGAAAGAGAAAGAAGGACAGATAAAATGGAAAGTAGGAATGGGAATCAAAGGGAATTTAATTGAATGATTTCTAGAACCCTTTAGGAAGTACAAAATAATTGCTTCTAATTAGATTGTACTATATACCAAACATactatgtaaaaataaattatattatatatagatacatacatatttttgaCTCATTTAACCAAATACAGTAAGTTCAAAAGAGTaattaatttggaaatcaaacTACAACCAGTATGTATGATGCaagaggaaaacaaacaaacatgttcatttagttatttaaatagcattattttgttgagcacaaacacaaaagtattttagtaaattgttccagttttgttttaaaaatattaacattctGGATTCCCAACCCTAACGGAAGGACAGATAACaaggaaaaaaagaggaaaagagagaggaCAGAATTGAAAATGCTCTTCAAACGGACAAGGTGCTGCGTGAGAAGTTGGAGAGCAGTTAGTGGAACACGGACAGCAGTGTATGATCAGAAACAGtcctggagagagagagagagagagagagagagagagagagagagagagagcaacagAGAGATGGTGGGTTTGCTGGACAGTGcgtctgattggctggctgtTCTGTAAGAGGTGAGTGTCTTACAGAGTGAAGGAGCTGGAACGCGCCAGTGGACGTGCAGCTGAGGCAGGGCAGTGTGTATGGTCACATGACACGTTACATGATGCTTTACATGCACCTACGGCTAATGCAGCATCGAACCTCAAGACCATTCCAGTGTGCACGGCAACACACAGAGGCTCTGGGTGCTGTAAGACAACGTGTTTTTTACGAAGCCCATTAGGTCGTTCCCAAAAAAAGACACCGCATGGCTAGCAAAGCCCTACACGCAGGCCCTGGAAATAATGCAAACCGGCAGTCAGCTCAGGGTAACAGAGCGAAACCCACTAACGTTAAATTTACATTAGCTAAATTACTCCTCTGCCCACTGATAATTTACCACAGCCAATCACAGcggagtaaataaataaacccacaGAGAATCTACACTATGCCTCGAAAACGGCTGGTTTTGTTCTTCCTTGTTCTTTATCGTAGTGACATCCAACTGGTGCTTTACAGTTAAAAGCAAACTTGGTGAAAATAAAGAGGATggtaaaaataaagcaaacaaataagggaaaaaatggaaaataaaataaaaataagcctcatgcattaataatattacCCCAACAAATGTAAGCAAAGGTTTGTAGTTACATATATTTGGCTGGGCGACATTAGTGAATCGGTCTATATTTACTTTGTCATGTAGTGCTAACTTAAATGGGAAGTGGTAGATAACagtaaataattaacattttagaaGTGAACATTTAATCATATTTCATATCGTACATTATTATGCTTAATTAAATTTAGGCATTATAATGAACAGTATAAAATATGGATTATTGATTTGATGTTGACAAAAActattgatttttgttttagctTAGAATTTTAacgacattttttttattttactaaacaTTTTGAATCAATGAAGTAGCTGTTGAAAAGATGACtcctttatatattttaaaacataaaaataaataaaccgtTTCAGAGCGCATACATAGACGTtgtcaaaatattgagatataatTGAGAAATTGTTTAAGCTATATCGcccagctcagcattcaacatcTGTAAGACCGGCATAAGTTTAAGATCGCAAAAcaacaatcaaaacaaaactcACTTCGCTAAAGAAATAGAAATTAATCAGTTTAAAGAAAGATTAAACAGAAGAGTCCTGCAGGTGCTACAGTTTGGGAAGGGCCTTTTTTGTGAGTTGCGTACAGAAAGATCATGGGACATGAAACTGGTAGGAGAGCGGGGGGAAGGGGGGGACTGAGATTTTAGGAAGGTGAAAAGCTGTGCAAACCTTCCAAACTTGTCCTTGCTGGGGGAAGCATTgtaacagaaagagagaaaattaCACATAAACACAGGTTCCAACGTCTACCATGCATGTTCACTTCAAAACAAATTAGCTTTGGGAACTAATTGTATGTCGTTCCGGTTAGTGTGTTGGTTCGGGTCCTAGGGAGGGACGCAAGGGGTCAGTTGGGTCACACAGTGCATTGAGAGGCAGTCGTTCCCAGAGCTAACATTGACACCATGCAGAATTCACTCCTCCGGGAGCAGGAACACTGTGGGCTGAGTTCAGAATTCACGTCCATGTTCAAGAAAAGACCAGGAAGTTGGTGATTAGTCAAAGAAACATAATCCATGCAAGTAAAAAGGAACCAAGGTCAACATGTTCacaaaatgactgaaatcagATCTGAACTTAAAGAATGACGAACAGAAACACACTGCAAGAATAGAGcgagcaaacaaacaaaacagaccAACAAACAAAAACGTCATTATTATCTGCTTTATCTAATGCATCAAAGCATCTCATGCACAAAATAAGACCAAAAGGGCCAATTACAGTGAACCGTCATTGATCTCAGACTGAATCTATACTTTGACTATCCGTGTCATTTTGAGCAGAAGTAATAGCAGATAAGAGTACTAGATGCTACATCAAGTAGTGCACTAAATGTGCTCGTTCTTTTGAACTCAGTTTAACTGTTACTCTAAGAGGTGTAGCTCTTGAAAGAATAATTCTTTTTTCCTATGTTTTGGATTTCCATTGTCTCTTAAACCTTTTCCACCAAAATTATGTTGGCGCCAAGACATCCATACATAAGGCAATGTAACAGGGTTGTTTTGAGTTCCTTTGGTTAATTTGAGTCAGTTGATTTGAATCAGACACGCAAGAATACACAAGCAAGCTAACATTCTCTCTTTCATTCCATTTAatcatacaatattttattttagcgtGTAAACCATCAGTGCTGTTTTTGAAGAGTGAGCATGTGCATAAAAATTCATAAGGGAACACTGTATGACATACGAGGGAGCCCGCgatgaatcaaacatcaaataaagcaaaatgacagGGAACAAATTAATACTCAAGTAGTCATCAGATGCCATTTTCGTTTGGAAAAAAGTGCATAGTGGGGGGAAAGATgctgatttaaagggatagttcacccaaaaatgaaatttctgtcatcatcACCCTCCACTTGCtccaaacatgtatgaatttctttcttctgttgaacacaaaagaaaatattttgaagaatgctggtaacccaACAGCTGACATTCAAAGTATCCATCtccccatactatggaagtcaatggtgtcaactgtttggttagtaccaactttcttcaaaatatcttcttttgcgtTCAACAACTGAAAGAAatgtatacaggtttggaacaagtcgAGGATAAGTAAATGCTtaaagtattttcatttttgagtgaactacaactaggggtgtgcgatattgacaacaAATAATATCTTGATACTTTCTGGGATCCTATCAATTACGATAATTAGACAacattttgctgagtgtgttattgggCTGGTACCTTAAGGACTGCCGTGGACAactgactcctaaagtttttgatattcttcatattctgtgtggtggtcagttcataCTGATAAAAATTGATCTTTTCCAATAATTTTAAGccgattttttacattttatgggcatttttacatttataaagccttttttttttctaaaagtgtccattatcttttaagtcaaattattacatttaatcagtgaattatgaaatcagtatcaacaaaattaatctttgcaatgcagacgaaacacagaagctgcatctgaagtgtcATTTAGATGTTTACACGGTTCAGTGCAGGACATGAATCCATTTAACCAgcagttacaaatgcaaaaataatgttttgatatattaaacataaaacctTGAATACTGCtttttgaaattatttcaataataaaagatactttgaatgtgaaattaaaaccgccagtaggtggcagcacgtcactgttaataagcgagacattgcgattgaaccgaatcattcaaacaggtgattcattcaggaacaaaacagtcatgttgctcagagacgcaaaacagcgctatggctgtgtttggaattatttttattgtcgaAATAAATAGCGCGAAAACAGGAAATATGCTGTCTAAAAcataagtctcttaattaacttgtttattgaactgttgtaaaaaatagtaatcatggtaattttgagaaaaaaaacggcactcttcgtgtgaaattgattaactatatgaagtgttataaatatataaattttctgCCCCCATTTCTTGAATTTGTAATTTgaaatagactgaatcatgcagtgaaagcaCTCTAAAAGCGCACTCGCACtagggctgggtgatatatactgacaagctacgcaatattgcgttcattatcgcagatgaatcgctttcgataatgaacgcgatattgcgtagcttgtcagtgaactacggctctgtgtattaaatgaaaacaggtgatggagatttagcgctaatcacggaactggatttactgacgagatgcgcatgactatCGAGCCCTAACTCGCACTAGTCTAGTCTTCACATAATGTACGCTCTCTGTAGggtgttttgaatgttttttgcaaaatactcaatgtcaaatcgcacattcttaaaacaacaattacgatattatcgcagacgatatataaaTTGCACACCCCTAACTACAACCCATTTGATGAACTAGTTTCATCGCTGTACAGGAAACTCATCTCAGAATGGTTCCAGGTTTGGGCACTGGCTTTGGCACCAGCATTCTGTTGGTGGAAAAGGGATCTCTAAGGATTTCATGTCGAGCTAAACACACTGCGAGATAAGAACGCATTTCCTGAGGTTGTTTCCGTGGAAGAATTCTGCTGTCATTTCCTGTGGCACAGTTTTGCTACCAACCTATATGCTAAATCCAACAAATTCCAACAGCATTCAGCTCAAGTCGTGTTTAAAACAAAGTCAGTGTAAACAGTTATCAGTCGCTTAAATTGCACAAGCAAGATGAGACGTGATTATGCCAATTTAAGGtgcaaacaaatacaaacaaacctGTCAAATTCTATTAGTTTAGATAGTAAACGTTACAAAGCAAAAATAGCAAGAATAAAAATGTGAGTGCCATGAATTCAGAATCAAAAGAACATCTAAAATTTTAACTCCCTCTCTGTATCCACCACAATGCAACGTAGATCTTACAGCACTCAATGCAATGCCTGCCAGTTGCTAGGCAACAGGACTACCAAAAGCATGTATTCCAATTTCTAGTCCTGTGGAAAAGCTATTTTTCAACTAAATTTGacagaaaaaatacaatatgaaaTAATGGGCAATAACACTGAACTGGTTCGGTCAAGTTTCCCACAGTGCTGTATTCTGAATAGACATGGTGCATGGGAGTACAGAAGAACGACAGAATATGACTAATATTGGGTTGACCCCCGATGACTTGTTTGAATGAGAGAGGTCAGACGTACACGAGTGACTTCAGTGGGCATGGAGAGACAGGCGGCACTCCAGAGACCTTCTTGCGCTCTAAACGGGCATCACACACACTAATGAATTCACATCACATATCTGAGTGAGTTCACGGCCAGAGGGAGGAAAAAATGCTAACAGCGCTGGTCCTCCACTAGCCCACTTTCTACTGTGATCTGGACTGCTTCCATTACTGCTAGCCTCAATGCCAAGCCTTTCTCAAAAACCTTAGAAAGTGGCTTTATTGGcaaagggaaagaaaaaaaatatttgaacacGCAGGCTAGAACTGACAGGCTTTAATTTGTGTGTGATGCTTGCACGATTCAAGATATTTAAAGCCCCTGACTGCTGAGGGAATCTAATGAAAACATGTCCAGGGGATATAACAGATACAACAATATATAAAGAATGTTACTTCATGACACTGAAGCACTTTCCTACCAAATTCACATTTGTgcactgtttaaaaaaacaaaaaacattaaaaaatagggcacaatgtgCATATTAATATGAGGGAAAATAAGAtatatcaatataataattttcctttttttatttatacagttgTTTTATCTGTCTTTAAAATTTTGCACTTCACTGTGTAGAGTTTTAGGGttaacataaatgtaaaattaatggataatATCCAGGAAGAAAATtaaggttacattttttttttttaagggcaGTTTACAATTTGGCCTTTTTCAGATGATCAGAATCAGTCTGTTTGATTCTCAGACATGGCATTTGTCAAAATTTATTATCAGCATTTTTAACAGATATTTTCTTctgtaaatattatgtaaaataagcacttaaattaattttaagaatTAATCACATAATTTGCTTTATTATATGCGTTTAGTGTGAACAGACAAAACGCCTGTCACTTGATATCTAACCTATTTATGACACGGTTTCATAACAAAactgtaatataattaaaaaataaataaataaataagcattaaAGCATTGAAACAAATGCTATCATTAAGTATACttctaaatgtatatataatgtaaataaataattatcataaaatacattagaaaaatatttctgCTTGCATTAAAATAACGAGAATTTGTGGGGAAAATGTGCTTAACTGCCACGAAAATAATgtcaatgcaaaacattttagcaaaatttcttttgattttgtggtgaaatatGACCCGGACATGCTGGTGTTTCTGTGATATTCACACAAGCGTGTTTAATATCCCATAATCTCATCCCAAAATGCCTCTGATTCTTAAATCACAGATCAATGATTTCTTATAACACCTCAGCAAAATGAAACAATTACTTTTACGATTAAAACATCTTCCATATCAAAAGGAACTGATAAAATAGCAATACTGCAGAACCCAAGTGTCAAAGCACCTGATCAGACGCGCTTCAGAAACCCAGATCTGACATCTGTCAGACGTGCTCTGGACTTCAGGTATGACAGCTGAAGCAGTGAAAGGGCTTAGTGTGCTGTTTTCAACACACCCACTGACATATCAAACAGAAAGATTCGATTTATCCAGCACTGTCAGGCCACTACCAACTACCCACAATTAGATCTTTGTAGAAACTCACGCTTTCAGAGCTGAGATGTCTGGATTGGATTATCCGCCTTTATAGATGGGTCATTATAAGTGCTTTAAAAGCTGGGTCACGGTGAGGTTCTAGTCTGGACACACAATGTTCACAGGCCTTCTCAATCATGGCTTTGTGCACTTAGCCCTGAATAGACAGTGGCAGTACATAGATGCATAGCTTGGTATCTTGCTTTATGATCGTAGGGGAGGTAAAACTAGGACATTAGCCATCCTCACCTCACCATTAAAATAATCGCTAATAATATACATTAGATCGACTCGTTTTGGCTGGAGATTCACTAACCCGTATTAAATCTCATTCAAAAGGAGCCGGCCAATGCATTATACGGCGTAAACATTGATTTATGGCTGTgtagcgcgcacacacacgcacgcactcaATCAGGGCCTGGCCTCATCAACCccgtatgtgtgtatatatgcgagtgtgtttgtgtgcgccTACTGCAGTCCTCTGAAACACACATGCATGAAGCGCTTATTCTCACCTTCTTGATGTTGTAGATGCGCGTGAGCATCCCGATGCCGCGGTCGTTGAGGATCGTCAGTTTCTCCGCCAGCTTCTGCTGGCTCGGCTGCAGCGCGCCCCGAGACATGGCTCAAACGACCGTAAAAACGAGCTAAATCACAACCCAACGGACTCCTCGTGTAGTGTTAAAGGGTAAGGTGCCAAATCGAGTTGGGTTTTAGTGTTAAAATTCGCCCATATTACGGGCTTGAGGCGCGTCGTCGGGGATGTGTTTTTTCTAGGTGTTGCCCTGACGGCCAGAACGAGGCTGCTTCCGGCAACGACGTCACTGCGTCACGTGACTGGAGCCCTCCGCAGGACCTCCGCCCCCCTCGCGCTGTTGTTGAAAAGACGTGGTTCGTGActtttaagtttattttgtaTCTAACGGTTTTATTTGGTGATTTTCATACACATAAATGcagatatatgtatatatatatatatacataacattttcataacttttttttcttttttacccCCATTTAAAGTCtcacagatttttttaaattaagattatttATATGTCAAAGAGTTGAATAACTAAAGATTAGGAAATTCTCTGATGAGTGACGAAAGAAACAAAGCTTTTCAAACTCTGAATCGCGAAATGATTTCAAAACCTCGAAACATCGCGCTCTGGTGTAAATGCAACGTCAACAGCCCAAACGTGCAAAAGACACATTTTACAAACCGAAAGTGTAATCtactaaatataatttacataccATTTAATATGAAGTGTCGGTACAATctgttattttatacatttgtagTGCTTGTTTAATGTGCATTGACATTTAGGCCAATTagaaataattaattgtaactCTAAAATTTATTAAAGTCATTAAAACTGAACATACATCATAAAACTGACCCGAGACAAATTAAAATCAGATTTTTACGCTGGGCGAAATCACGTGACTTGGCTATTTTGATCATAGACTAAAAAACATTGATACACGCTCCAGTCCGAAACAAACGATTCTCGAAGGTCTCGAAGCTTCACGAAGCAGCGTTTTGAAAATGCCGAtccctatttatttattgctcgTTGTATtacatttagatgttttacatatatgaattatatatagcCAATACGTTTcaacaactttttaaaaaacggTTTCTGAAGAGTGGATTGTCAAATAAGACGTTAAAAACAAGATGTTAATGACTAAACATACTTTTGTTATTCATCACGCTTTcagaattttattatatatatattttttaaactaactATGCTCAACTAAAAACTACTGTAGCCTATATGGTTTGGCGAGACGAACGTCAACCGATCGCACccagatttttttaattactgcctTGAAAATAGGCTACGTGAATAATATTATTTGAAACAGGTTCGCATAGGCAGTTACATCTGTCTCCTTTGGGTGTCACTATTGTTTCGATCTTCCCAGGTAATTATGCTGAGGTGCGCTAATGAATCTTCTCAGTTTTCAGGTAGTATCGAGGTCACAGAAATGTAGACGGGCATTAGGCTACTAGTGAGGGAGCAACAAACCGTCTCACAGCGCAAACTCAAATTCAGAGCCTTTACATTTCTACCTTGGACATCTCCACCTCAAATGTGATGCAGTCGCTTGCACAAGAAATAAAATCCTTCTCCAAAGCTAATTTGCGGAAACAATGCACCAGAGTAACGACTTTGAGCGGCAGGCGGATTATTGAGACATGGAAAGGTTCCACTGTACAGGTGGTTGAGGAAACAGTACAGCCTGAAACTGCATGTGGGTATGTTCAGGATAATAACTGGGATCTTCAAGTTGGATTTGTTAAACCATATCTATTACTTGGTGAGTAGTTCATATTCTCATATGGCACTTAAAAAGTAggctacaaaaaaataaaataaaaaaacccctACACTTAAAAAGAGACACTTAAAAATGCAATGAACTCCAATGGGCTGTTTGCTAATTTGGTATAGACATTTTAatctttataaaatgtttaaaaatgttatgtatGTAATTGTAgaattatatgatattatataggTTGTATCtaaagtaaaattataaataaaaatataatacaaattatataaaacgttattatatattattctatgtacatttttatatactctaataatacatttgcatttttaaagacTTCTGTATGcagtaaattttaaattattattattaatattactataataataataataataataataataattattattattattatgattgcTGTTGTTTTTGAATTGTGTGGAATGTTATAAGTGTCTGATTGCTGGCTGTGGTATTAGAGTCTGAGACAAATTTCCCAAAAATAGGACAATAAAGagtattctattctattctattctattctattctattctattctattctattctattctgttttaatacgaattcattttaattatgtttgtttCAAAGGGTCACAAGATGCCGCTCATGACTTTGGTACTTTGAGGAAATATAAGGTAATGTGAGTTTATtatggtattttattattaaataactttgtTTTAAGACTTATCATGTGTTTCCATTGATTTCAGGTCACACATATATTAAATGTTGCATATGGTGTGGAAAATGCCTTTCCTGACCTGTTCATCTATAAAACACTGAGCATACTGGATCTGCCTGACATTGATATCATATCACATATCGAGGAGTGTGCACAGTTTATAGACCAGGCTAAAGCTGAGGTAACATTTGTCTTTTGTTTCAATGTGTATTCATGATTACATTTGGTTAATATCTTGTGATTTCCAAGAagttttttgaacaaatcttgAATTTTGCATAAGCGTACGGAAGTCTTACAGCATTATGAAAGGAATATTTCATTCTCTCAGTGGAATTTCCTGAGTGTTGGGCTTTAGCGCCTGGCCTATGTGATACTGTACGGTCAACCAATGGCTAACTCCGTTATTCTAGGTAACCGTGCGGCGTGCTGAATAATGGATGCTGAGTTTTCACAATGCATTATTTAGCGAGTTGTAGATAGATCATATCACTAACGGGCCATTGTTTGTCATACAACCTCTTTACTAAATAGTGTCGCCAGTCACCCTTAACCTGACACTGCCTCATGATTCAAATTCACTAAGGTTTATGATTACAATGGCTGCTGGAAATAAGTTTCCATTCCTTTTGTAAAACGAGTGTAGCACCTCCTGTCACCTAATTTAGTATGTCGTCTATGATGCAGAGGGAAACAACAGCTCAGTTAATCAAATAATGTTCTTCTCAACTCGGTGGAAAGTGGTTCTCTCACCCGTAACTTGCAATTTTGTAATTCCTTGCAATTAGCATAGGATTAATTACATGCTTTATAATGGAGTATGTAATGATGTGAAATTAAATGCCTCCATTGAGGGATTCCAGTAGCTTCTGGAAACAGTTTATTTTCCTGCTGTCTGACTGAACAATTGGTTTCTCTCTCCAGAAAGGAGTTGTACTTGTCCACTGCAATTCTGGAGTTTCACGTTCTGTTTCGGTCGTCATTGGATATCTGATGTTGAAGGAAAATCAGCCTTTTGGAGACACATTTGCACTGGTGAAGTCAGCTCGACCGGCCTCATGTCCAAATCCAGGTTTCATGGAACAGCTGAAAAACTTCAGACCACAGGATGCTACACAAGCAAACGGTTTGGGTCATGATTGAACATTATTCTACAGCTGCATCAACGCAATGtcaaagaaatagttcaccccaaaattaaaattctgtcatcgtttccCCCACCTAATATCTTTTAAAGCTGGTTTTCCATTGACCACAGTGGTGATATTTATAgagaatgtccaagctgctcttttccttACAGTGAAAGGTTGAGGCAGTCTATTCCTCACACTAAGCTTGGAAATGACAAAAAGTAATATGGGTTTTTAATGatatgaaggtgagtaaataaagacagaattttcattttttggtgaactgccCTTTAAAAGCCACCAGTGCTTCCATCATAGTTTCGTATATGGCTTTAGTTTAACACTTTGGAAATGTCTTGTAGGtgctaaaatgacaaaaagaaaatttgctGCCGATCAGCTGGAATTTGAATTGAACTGGCTCCACAGGATGTTGAAATGAATCTTGAAATTATGGGAAGAACTTCGAATTTACTGAAATGCAGTAGAAAGAAATTCCCAACCTATtccattttatttgtaattccTTCAGTTCAATTACAATTCTCATCCTGTGTGCTGCTTCAGTTTCATTTCAGGAATTCACATTCAAAAGTCATTCACATCTATACATTAGCTAATTTTAGTAGCTccatttcattataaattagctTAACATATGGTATCCTTTAAGATGCAGTTATTTTCCCATTCATCAGGTGTTTAAAATCTTCTTTCCTGATAGTGACATCTTGTGGTCAACCTTTATATTTAGCATTATCATTGATCCAGTGAAATAATTTgatccaatttattttatttattttatttttttaaataaagaccgGCTCTTATACTCTGTAACTTTGATAGCAACACTCAATCATTTTGTCCTCATTTGATGTCCTTGATCAGCATCTGGGATGTTAAAGCTATATTTGTGCAATATAGTAACTTAAATATCAACCAAAAGAGAAGGTCTAGTTGAATAAGTATTCCTGGTACATCAAATCTTAGTTCAGtttcttttgtaattttgtaattttaattacatattttgatgtttttgtccATAGATTGCATACTAAtagagattttcttttttttaaaacaaaaatcttaagaTTCTTGTTTAATCTCGTTGTGATGTGTTTTTCTGAAGGTAGAAAATTGTCATCAATGCTTGTGAGGA from the Onychostoma macrolepis isolate SWU-2019 chromosome 09, ASM1243209v1, whole genome shotgun sequence genome contains:
- the dusp19a gene encoding dual specificity protein phosphatase 19a, encoding MQSLAQEIKSFSKANLRKQCTRVTTLSGRRIIETWKGSTVQVVEETVQPETACGYVQDNNWDLQVGFVKPYLLLGSQDAAHDFGTLRKYKVTHILNVAYGVENAFPDLFIYKTLSILDLPDIDIISHIEECAQFIDQAKAEKGVVLVHCNSGVSRSVSVVIGYLMLKENQPFGDTFALVKSARPASCPNPGFMEQLKNFRPQDATQANGLGHD